A part of Aegilops tauschii subsp. strangulata cultivar AL8/78 chromosome 2, Aet v6.0, whole genome shotgun sequence genomic DNA contains:
- the LOC109782138 gene encoding uncharacterized protein: MLILERLATFDPENCIEISRATGLLSKVIEFTSNRGDMINIDETLLKGSSLKLLRRLASTKGKFGVTLRQMITEHLFLWSNLAEILDNRGSSQELRELTAELIRNFAMDGNVNNEIGHIPMIISRLMHAFLSQGASSSAVSDQLLRMNAGQALALLAMESVNNCLVMLAEPGYVFIKELTIMIHSGRYRCIASSLLQNMCVHAQFELGDSDLKEISYITREVLEGIMDAEGIELEVLVGLSSQICNVIPGDFARELEHGQIKERFIKRLVDALKKNMIPTAHCPGIRRVIVEHAIYMMECNPGNANCFKKYWMMEALLKVERTTSIAENYRFFSGDAGLMEHSVPLSALVARAKELMGRG, from the exons ATGTTGATTCTTGAAAGGCTTGCTACCTTTGATCCTGAGAACTGTATAGAAATCAGCAGAGCAACAGGCCTCTTGTCAAAGGTCATAGAGTTCACAAGCAACAGAGGTGACATGATAAATATTGACGAGACACTGCTGAAAGGTTCATCGTTGAAGCTTCTGAGAAGACTCGCAAGTACTAAAGGCAAATTTGGTGTAACTTTGCGTCAGATGATTACAGAACATCTCTTCCTTTGGAGCAACCTTGCAGAGATCTTGGATAACAGAGGGAGCAGCCAAGAACTTAGGGAGCTTACAGCAGAACTCATTAGAAACTTTGCCATGGATGGAAATGTGAATAATGAGATCGGGCACATCCCGATGATCATTAGCAGGTTGATGCATGCATTTCTTAGCCAAGGCGCATCCTCAAGTGCAGTTTCAGATCAGTTACTACGAATGAACGCTGGGCAAGCACTAGCACTACTGGCAATGGAGAGTGTCAATAACTGTCTGGTTATGTTAGCAGAACCAGGGTATGTCTTCATCAAGGAACTCACAATTATGATCCATAGTGGCAGGTACAGGTGCATAGCTTCAAGCCTGCTGCAAAATATGTGTGTGCATGCTCAATTTGAGCTTGGCGACTCGGACCTGAAGGAAATCTCCTACATTACAAGAGAG GTGCTGGAAGGAATAATGGATGCAGAAGGGATAGAATTGGAGGTTCTTGTTGGCCTTAGTTCACAAATATGTAATGTCATTCCAGGTGATTTTGCACGAGAACTAGAGCATGGTCAGATTAAGGAAAGATTTATAAAGAGGCTTGTTGATGCACTTAAGAAAAATATGATACCCACTGCTCATTGTCCCGGAATCAGGAGGGTGATAGTTGAACATGCCATATACATGATGGAGTGTAATCCTGGCAACGCCAACTGTTTCAAAAAATACTGGATGATGGAAGCACTGTTAAAGGTGGAGCGTACAACTTCAATTGCTGAAAATTACAGGTTCTTCTCGGGTGATGCAGGACTCATGGAGCACAGCGTACCTCTATCTGCACTTGTGGCTAGAGCAAAAGAGCTGATGGGCCGTGGGTAG